A single region of the Saprospiraceae bacterium genome encodes:
- a CDS encoding polymer-forming cytoskeletal protein: protein MFNSKENNKKEATKANPAPAGPSGHALNSVVNGTTVEGSVQSASDFRVDGTIKGKLFCDAKVIIGPTGFVDGEIRCKNAVIEGKFEGVIKVSELLNVRESAKISGDVTTGKLIVNSGAEFNVTCTMGSDDNTRRNDSFLKDKDSQVAKAAKAGA, encoded by the coding sequence ATGTTCAATAGCAAAGAAAACAACAAAAAGGAGGCAACAAAAGCAAATCCAGCTCCAGCAGGCCCTTCTGGTCACGCACTCAACAGTGTGGTAAATGGAACAACCGTTGAAGGTTCTGTCCAATCGGCAAGCGACTTCCGAGTAGATGGCACCATCAAGGGAAAACTTTTTTGTGATGCCAAGGTAATCATTGGGCCAACCGGCTTTGTTGATGGTGAAATTCGATGCAAAAATGCCGTCATCGAAGGGAAATTTGAAGGGGTTATAAAAGTAAGTGAATTATTAAACGTTCGTGAAAGTGCCAAAATCAGTGGAGATGTTACAACTGGCAAGCTGATCGTTAATTCCGGCGCTGAATTTAACGTTACTTGTACAATGGGTAGTGATGATAACACCAGACGAAATGATTCATTCCTAAAAGATAAAGATAGCCAAGTTGCCAAAGCAGCCAAAGCCGGAGCCTGA